The genomic region tttgtttaaattttttaaataacttaaatttttttaaaaatattatgtctTCAAATTTTACctcaaatctctttttttttttttctctattttgtcACAGCAAAATGAATCAATAAacattcaatcaaataataatttataaaaaaaaaaagacaaaattaaatGATTGAACGCTGAAATTTACTTACAtccacaataaaaaaaaaacatttccATTAACTAAACACACATGGATATTCCTTCTTTCCTACAAAGAGATTGTTAGTCTTTGTAGGGTACCGTAGCAATGGAGTGAATACAAACAGAAGaggaatgaagaagaaaagcgaCGTGGTGTCTAATTGACATAAGGCACGTGTAGCAGTAGGTGGTAGGGCACATGCACAGCTTGGAATGCCACCGACACTCTTTCTAGTATCATCATCTCACATGTCGACCTCCttctattctattttttgTATTAACAAATATGGGAGAGAAGAAAATTAATGATGCTATACCCCAATCCAATAAGTATAAGTAACCTTCAATTCCTCGCGGACTTAGCCTGATGACAACCTAATATCAACTGCTTCGGTTTCCCATCACTGATATTTGATAAGTCCAATATTTTATCTTAcgattcaaatttaaatattttacacaAAAATTTATCCCTTcaacattttattaataaaccCAGTAAAAGGCAAATCTAAGCAGAGATTAAAGAGAGAGCTCATATTTTTCATGCATAAAATTTATTAGTGGTCAATTTAGTTGTTactgtacatatatatatatatatatatatatatatatatatacacacctTTTTAATAGTACCCCCAATTATTTGCCCCATATTAATTATTGTAAGAATTAAGATACTATATGATACGtatgtgaaaatttaaaatgaattgATCTGttttattaacaaatttaCTATCAATGTGAAGGCTTAGCTAGGGGGCATTCAATTCCAACAAACTTGTAcagaaaaattataaaataattaagatatatagtaaacaaagagaaattagttaTGTTCAATATATAGTTGTTGGTGGTTTGATTCTTTCTTTGCCAGTGGGGTGACAGCCCCTTCAGCCACCTAACTTAGTCTACTTACCAAATCCAATCAACTGGTTGTTATTTCTGTCCTTTATAAGAAAAACAATGTATCCACCAATTTCCGGATGACTTTATGAATTACTACAcaaagacaaataaatatCTTTGAggcttcttcttccttttaatttaacctcaaaagataaaaatattgttaaaaaaaacatataaatgcTAGCCTTTGATTGATTAAAGACTAgtgaattaaatttgaatggttatatatagataaaatcataaatatatTACTTTCAGTCGTTTAACAAATGAAATCAATGTGCGGTTGCAAATAGATAAAAATCTGCTATAAAAGCTGGAAATTTAGGGTGTAAAATTTGTCATGTCATTGTCCACGTGATAAAAGATATTATAAGTTTTCATGGCAGATGATACCTGCCCCTATCATTGTTCACTTGTTCATACATTTGCATTTATAGAAGTCTGTATCCCATTTTGAAGAGGAAGCCTTGAAAGAGACCTTCATAGAGGCATTTACAATGGCTTctttagttcttttttttttggagggGGGGTGTATTTAAATTCTATTGTTTATAAGATAATAGAATTACTAGTTCAAGCATTCACTGCAAAATATAAGCCACTCAAAACACTAGGGCTTGAACCATAACTATTGGATCAACCATGACATTTGAGTAACTAAGCAGTTGACTTGAACCTTAGCATTATTgaatgtgtgtgtatatatacacacatatatatatatatatatacacacacatatatatatgttctaCCATATTCTATGGCTGTGTTGAACTGAGAGGTGACCTTCCAGCATTTACCATATTCTACTAGCAAGTTGAATTGCAACTGTGAGTCTTGCCCTTTGAATAGTAGTTCATTTTGGagcatttaaccatttttgttttcttgcatAACACagttaaaattcattatcCAAAAAGAATTGATCAGAATGGAACGGATGTGTGAGCAAGCTTTATTTTCCTCAAAACTGCTGttagaaacaataaaattgcAAACAATCTAGTAATCAAGTCTTTCAAGTCTTGTGATGATGAGTAAATTATTCTGGTTTTGGGTAGTTAATAACTTTTGAGTTGGGAGATTATTCCTTTCTTATCATCCACTCAGCtgttaaaggaaaaaaaattatgaatctGACAATGTAATGGCTCTGGGACCATCACAAAAAAGATAGACCATTCTAGTAATTCCATGCAAAGGCAAGGCTACATATACAAATCACTAGGTGGCAATTCCATTGCTTTTGGTTCTCTCAGTAGAAGAGGTGAAGTCCCGGGGTTAAGACTATAGGCCACCAAACAGCACAGAAACCAAGAATGATAAAACAGAGAGGTTACACTAGTACTTCAGTTCTGCAATTCTTCACAATTTCTTGTCTTCtgcttctctctttttcaggATCTGTTACAGCTTACAAGAACTATACAGTTGGTGACTCCCTGGGCTGGTATGACACCCTTGAAAAGCCTACTGTAAACTACCAGAAATGGGCAGCTGCCAAAAACTTCAGCTTGGGAGATTTCCTCAGTAAGATATCTTTATACTTGCATCTCTCTTAAATTGTTACTCTTTTGATGTTGTCgttcatgaattatgagcaatatatatttacttttgcTTTCCTTCTAGTTTCCTATCTGTAGTCATGACAAAAATCTGTGGATTTTTAGTAAATTTCCATAAACAGAAGAAACCATGTGAACCCATATAAGGAAATGTTTCCATAAGTTAAGTTGGAGATCTTCAGTTCACAAATACTCAAGTTACTGATCTGTTGTGAAGTATTATAACAATATgaactcccaagaaaatctgtttttttttttttttaatttagctGCAACTTTCTGAATTCCTTTTGCAGAAACTCTTAACTgaggaaaagaaatgaactaatccaaattgctttcttgaattttttttttccctaagCTTCTCCTTGAATTTGCTCCACTCATACTTCGTCTCAACTATtgatttcctttcctttcttcttcttttctttttggggtTTTTATTACTCCTAAATCCTAATAGGCACTGCTGATGGAGAAAACTAAAAGGCTGATAGTACAACCTAATTCACTCTTGACTCTTCCATTAGtttagagaaaagaaaagtactCTATTAATCAAGTACCTTTAAGTTATGCTTTCCCACTTAAGCATAGATGTGATTGAAAAAACTTATTCCAAAAAGAGAAGCATTTACTACCGAGAATGCATAGATTTTGTCCATACACCTGGCCTTGCATGCATCTCAACCGTTACCTTTTTTGAGTTTCTCTCGATAGATGTTTTCCTCCCAATCCCCCATGAATTTATTGACTTCAATAATTACAAGTTTATGTAGTGAAAAAAAGATGGATTGTGTTGCAAGAAGTTTCCCATGTGCAATACCATTATAAGAATTTCGCTGACTGACATGCTTAAAGTTGAGGGCATTAGCTTCTTGGATTCGGAGAATAGCATGCATGAGCATTGAACCCTCTTTTTCCAAGCTGGCAGAAGATGATTGTTTTGCCGGTGATGGAATAATAAAAAGTacacataaaaaaatgaaaggttTGCACTTTGAAGAATATTCTGACAATTCTCTGTTGTGTTCACTATTTCTCTGTTACAGAATATATTGGCCAGATAGAAGCTATTTCTTTATGTTATTTCTCCACAAATTGGGTACATCTAACTAATTAGGGTATTGTTTTGTGAGTATTCAATATGGACCATTTGGTTCTTTGGTCACTCTAATTCACAGGTTTGATtactatttgtttttattttaaacataaaatttggaAATAGAGAAATTGTTTCTTTCTGACAGTACTCTGTGTTCATTTTGTTTATGCAGTCTTTAATACAGATAATAACCATTCAGTAGTGCAAACATACAATTTCACCATATACAAGCTCTGTGATGACAATGATGCTTTGCAAAACGATACCATCGAATGGTCGGCGGCCAATCCATCGGCCACGGTGCCTTATCCAGTCTCAGTGCCAGTTCCCTTGGTGAAGGAAGGGATGAATTATTTCTTCTCCAGTGATTATGATGGTGAGCAGTGCCAGAATGGTCagcaattcaaaataaatgtgACTCACGGCCAAGGGTTACCCAAGAGCCTAGAAGAACCAGATGACGCCCCAGCTCCAAACAGTCCTGATTTTGGGAGTGATGATTCTGCCCCGGATACTATTGTACCTGCAAACTTCAATCATCCCATTGAAGAGGAAAGTGATAAGGATGAGGATTCGGGAtcattttctttacttttcaaCTCTTTGGATCGAAAATTGAACgggtttttaatattattaggaattttttgcatattttgaatatttatactttactttgttttttattataatattcttttttccctttataGAATAAAATCGACatccttataattttatttgtgaatTTTGAATGCAAGAGTGTATCAGTGTTTAGGGAATGCATTTGGTGTTGTACAGTCATagtaatgataataataataaaatataagtatttgaatatttgatcCCATAATTgatatcaattttttaataaaatattaatagtgGAACACAATGATATTCGGCCCTCATTCACttattaattgttattatgtAAGAATGGGCAAGAACTTGTAGTTAGATtgcatattatatataaaaaatatatatcataaagtgaaaaacttttggcaaaaggaaaaatcaaattatgaattataagAAACGAGATTGGTCTATATCTAACCAAACTCAATGATCTTAAATTGGTGCATCATTAATTGGTGTTATAAATTAAACCTTAGCATAGCTGTCTCGTTGTTCGTATTTAAAgtatttatcatattttaattttatttattttttattttttttgtcattaatATAAGTATCCTTTAATCACTTTTTGATTTACATAATATATCTATATTTGATTAGTTTAGCTCTCTCTTGTCATTAGAATGGGTGCGCCCTAATCACTTTTTGGGTGagataaattgttttaatgaGATTGTTGTTACATTTTCTTGATTAAAAAATTGGAACtattttttttgggaaaaagaattaagtaaaaaaaatataaattaatttataaatagagttttcaaaattaacataaacaatgACAAAAGAATAACCCTGCAATGCAGGGGCttaaaaattagttatttataataatcaaTACTTCGTACTTGTATAAGTtactttaattaaaattaatactaAATTTTGGTGTATTTATTTGTTGATTTAAGAAGAGACTATTATTCGAATCTTATTCTGTCCCGCCCCTCCCCCACTACTGTAAGGCTAATGGAGTAAAAAGGGTCGAGAGGATTATTGAAAATAGTATAATTAGAGCccatttgaaacaaaattaagagaaacaaaacaaaacaaaaagaataaaatttatactCTTTGACCGACAACTTTACATCTATGCTACAtagtttaaaagaaaaataaaaaataaaaatgtatatatagaGGCCTTTTTTCGTATCCCTAATTACAATAATTGAACTTTGTTAAGGACTTGATCGAAGCacaagaaatatatattgcTCGTGTTTATTCAAGAGAAGACTCTTTTCTTAGTGAAACTTCATCTTCCCCTGTGGCATGTTTGGTTGGGGTATTCCTACTTCCCCTGGTTCTAAACTTACGTTTGGTTCATTTGATTCTCCAAgaatgatttttctttaaaaatatggAATAGTTAATATTGAATCTCCTTGACATTAACTATTCTATACGAGTAGGAATgggttaaaaaattttttaaacaagaATGCTTTTAGcttttttgtgaaaattactatcttatatataataaaatctaACATTCAATCTGATGCTCCAACTCCAAATTAGGACTTTATATgaagaatgactaaaaggTTATCATACCAAGTTATAAATTGAGTCAATATCttgattttgaagaaaaattaatcacttttcttttttgaaaaacatttCTGAAAATATGATTTTCCCTCTCACCAATTCAATTtccattttagtttttatacaAGAATTCgaaaaactaaaacaaccGAGCTTAGATCTAGCCTCAGTATGAGTATTGAAAAATAAGATCTAAAGCAAAGAGCATAGACACCAAGCATAGGTTCTTGTGCACTTACAACGGTAATAATAACACAAAATTAAAGTAACGGTTAAGCTGGATGAGAAACAaagatcaaaataatacttggACAAAGAGTTTTGAACATTAAAAGTAAAACAACACAACTATATGCCGTATAACACGAAACAACTAACTAGACTTATTTAAACAACCCTTTATCATCTGTTTAAGACTATCCATACTGACAATGATGAAATGACACCGTTTTGCCTCAACCTTTAagccttcatttttcaaatggtTGTTGACTCCCGCCAAACACACTTTCTTCCATAGCagcttttattcaaatttcaatcacttttgaaataaaattaaataataacataaaactGAGGGACTCCACCACCTTCAGTTCACCCCTGACCacaaaaaatgcaaaattgGTGCTCTAACGGCCAAATTTTGTGAGTCGAATACCCACCAAGTCCTTATATCTATGTactttgttaaatttagtccatatactcaaaataaaagcaatttaatctcttgattttgagaattatttcaatttagtcccttcTTTTAACGGCACCCAATATAGTCGTTAAAAGGATGATATCAGTGCTGACGTGACACATGTGATGATGTGGTACTTGCATGATGACGTGGCATGCCATGTGGCATTGACATGATGACGTGGTAGTACCATGTGGTACTAATATGATGACGTGATATTGACATGCTAACATGTTAGTAAAGGTGAGTGTCGGTTAGTTTCGATTTCGAGAGAAACGAAAACTGCCGAAATAGATCTTTCCTTATGATCGATCGATCATAAGGAACAATTGGTCAATCGAAACCGACCTCGGTTTTGGTCAATTTCGATCGGTTAGAGGGTGCATTGGGCATGGCTTGGGCTTGGACTTAAATGgcccaaaaatattaaaatcatgaaaaaattTGTATTGGGTTTGGGCTTAAATTTGTGTCAAAtccatttttataattgaaatcaaatccatattatttaaataagtaaTCAAATccatatgatttatttttaattatataattaaacattatatactttttttcagtaaaaatcaataaacactatattatttatttataagaatGCCAAAtcaataactttttttttaaagaagcAATAAATAccatattttaaattgattgatgTGCCCTTTATATGACTCATGTCTTTTTTCCATTATGAGAGGTTAAACATGTGATTTTTGGGTCATATTAATTAGCAAAAAAATTGACTCTTATacagattttaatttttggacaCATAAAGCTTAACTTAATGAAGACGTAGCATGAATTTATTTGTCAAAACTTAAACATTTCTATGATTTATTGATTAAGTTTTTTAGGAACTTgcaataaaacaaattttcgtggagaaaaaaaaatatcaatgcAAGCATCAATTTGGCCAATAATAGTatgttatgaattaaatttagtCAATGATAGTATGTTATGAATTATACAGAGACTTAGACATGAAtaaaagtttttattatttatgatctaattgataaaataaaaaataatagttagTTAAAGAGTTTAAAAaggaataataataaaaaatcaaaattaatttctaaaTCCTAGctttatatttctttatataaagaaataaaaaaaatgtatattcCTTAATCTAAAAATCAGGTTCAATTTTCTATAATATTCATATTGTaagtattaatttaaaaaatatttaataaagaaattaaacaactttttttttttaaaaattaaaaaacgcAATATTCGGTGCACACCTAAACATTCTGCACTTTAACATAAggggaaatttttttttggcccttGAAAATAatgtgtttttgaaaataacattctagataaatttaactatttttagccaCCAGAAGAGATTTtgggacaaaaatgcccttaatgaGACATCTTCGGTGATTCGCACTCTTAAACAggtgaaaaataagaaaataaatatgcgAAGAATTTCCAAACATCTACTTTTGTGCAAAACATCCAATTTTTTCCCCAGAAGTTTGTGCAAAACAAGATAATGTTGcatgaaatattttttcagATATTTCGAACATGACATTCAGATAATACGAGAAGGGTAATATTAAACCGAACGAGGAATCGATCATGATGAATCGAAAGCTTTGACAATGATGTGAAACCAGAAATCCCTGATACGGTGGTGAattgaaaggagaaagatgtgAATCCGAAATAAGAAATGGTCGTGCTACAACAGGCCATATGTGACACGTCTATGTGACTgtagggtttagagtttgtgaaacgacatggtgggaatgtgtgacacggcatggtgggaatgtgtgacacatcatggtgagaatatgtgaaaCGGCTATGACACGCTAAGGTATAATGTTTGTGACACGGCatggtgggaatgtgtgacacgtcatgttgagaatatgtgacatgacaaggtttagagtgtgtgacacgccatggagggaatatgtgacacgtcatggtgATAATGTATGAGACGACACGGTGATAATATGAGAGGGGTGTGACACCAcagggtttagagtgtgtgacaagCCATGGTCAGACGTGTGACACGGCAATGTTATAATGTGTGAAACGGCAAGGTGAGAATGTGTGACACGGGTGTGATACGACAAGGTGATAATGTATGAGATAgcatggtgagaatatgtgacacggcagcatttagagtgtgtgacacacCATGGTCAGAACATGTGACACGACAGGGTCATAATGTGTGAAACGACATGATGATAATGTGCGACACGGGAGTTACACGAcagggtttagagtgtgtgacactTCATGTAGGGAATTTGTGGCACGCTAGTGTGATAATGTGTGAGACGGCACGGTAAAAATATGTGAGAAGGGTGTGACACGATAGGGTTTAAAGTGTGTGACACGTCATAATCAGACGTGTGACACGGCATGGGTTGAATATGTGACACTCCATGGGTTgaatatgtgacacgccatggtgtGAAAGAAGGCGAGCAAATAACGAGGAATGTGTTTAGACTTCCACtgaatgaatgaaattaatataaaaggccatttcattttaattaaatatttttttgaaatcgCAAACGTTTGTGTGAAGGAAGTAAGAGAGTTTCATTCATTCCTCATTCCAAAAGGTAGCAGAGAGTTTGACTTCGTTCTTTGCCAGCTTAACTACATCACAGCAACAATGTTGATTATCAGTGAAGAGGTCAGTCagtctaaaattaaaacttttttctgttctttgattttttgctGGGTTGGTTTGATATGTTGGTGTTTTTTGCAATTGTTATGCTTTGcttaaactattttcttcctGGTTTTATGGTCGTACCAAAGCGTTGAAGGGGGTCCACGTCTACATATGGCGTGTTGTGGGTTAAttggttttttgggtttttagctTGTCACGGCTGTTCTTGGCGTGTTGTAGGTTAACtggttttttgggtttttagcgtgtcacggTTGCTTCTGGGGTGTTATGGGTTAACtgattttttgggtttttagcgtgtcacggCTGCTCCTGGTGTGTCATGGGTTAACTGgttttttaggtttttagcgtgtcacgaCTGCTCCTGGAgtgttgtgggttaactgattttttgggtttttagcgtgtcacggCTGTTGGTGTAACGAGTTAGTAATTATAGTGATTGGCGTGTCACGACactgatatgcatggcgtgtcacgacactgatatgcatggtgtgtcacgacatttgacttgatatgcatggcgtgttacaacatttgacttgatatgcatggtgtgtcacGACATTTGACTTAATATGCATTGTGTGTTACAACATtgtacttgatatgcatggcgtgtaataaCATTTATTTGTTTCTTCAGTATACCTTGTTTCCACATTATGGGTTAACTCAATCGTACATGTGTGCCATGTTTTGCAGGTGCAGTTCAATCAATATGAGGATCTTAATAGTTTGCTTCTTGTTTTGAGGGAGAAGTGGGCATTCAATGTCGCTATCAACACCCACTGTAAGTGGTCGCAACTGCATTACATCAACAAGACTCTCCAAGAGAAAGGAGAGTACGATGCAGTGAAACGTACATGTTTCGGAATGCTGTTGGACGTATATCCACAAGGCTACTTCTGCGCTGGTCTCCTGCATAACATCATGATTTGTCAAATCAATGAGACAGAGGCAATGGAGCACGAGTTATGGTTTGCAATTGGCAAGAGTAAGGGGTGGATATCAAAGCAAGAGTTCTGCCTTATCACTAGATTGAAGTTTGGTCCAATGCCCGATGCGTTCAGACGACCATACGAGGTTGTTGAGGATGGAA from Theobroma cacao cultivar B97-61/B2 chromosome 9, Criollo_cocoa_genome_V2, whole genome shotgun sequence harbors:
- the LOC18590037 gene encoding blue copper protein; the protein is MIKQRGYTSTSVLQFFTISCLLLLSFSGSVTAYKNYTVGDSLGWYDTLEKPTVNYQKWAAAKNFSLGDFLIFNTDNNHSVVQTYNFTIYKLCDDNDALQNDTIEWSAANPSATVPYPVSVPVPLVKEGMNYFFSSDYDGEQCQNGQQFKINVTHGQGLPKSLEEPDDAPAPNSPDFGSDDSAPDTIVPANFNHPIEEESDKDEDSGSFSLLFNSLDRKLNGFLILLGIFCIF